In one window of Macadamia integrifolia cultivar HAES 741 unplaced genomic scaffold, SCU_Mint_v3 scaffold2154, whole genome shotgun sequence DNA:
- the LOC122065934 gene encoding probable protein phosphatase 2C 75, with the protein MTPPTAEVRREMVTDDLFPAKSREARRRRMVMRRSSAIVGASQQSSSPKNDEIIPPTRRQKRRDCCQRLEDGKRNRKSSLSSSSSSSSESSSSDEAEASEAMPSTTTGKFLADDLVPVFGSISVSGRCREMEDAISVQPGFCRPEISGRRPLHFFAVYDGHGGSHVAILCQEKMHVFLEEELMRVASNSSEGSSCSSSAAQERTAEVSQEERWKTVMGRCFERMDEVALSSCACGGITTPCRCEQAGVTSEIVGSTAVVAVLTTDTILVANCGDSRAVLSRGGRAIPLSTDHKPDRPDELARIEAAGGRVIYLSGARVLGILAMSRALGDKYLKPIVISEPELTITERTPEDECLILASDGLWDVLSNELACEVARKCLHEEESSSNAARILDAEPPDGDTGTEQMNQSRCSLAAALLTRLALGRKSSDNISVIVIDLKRD; encoded by the exons ATGACACCTCCTACGGCGGAGGTTCGCCGGGAAATGGTGACTGACGACTTGTTCCCGGCCAAATCTCGGGAGGCTCGCCGGCGACGAATGGTGATGCGACGGTCCTCTGCCATCGTAGGTGCCAGCCAGCAGTCATCTTCACCGAAAAATGATGAGATTATTCCTCCAACGCGACGACAGAAGAGGCGAGATTGCTGCCAACGCCTCGAAGATGGCAAGCGGAATCGGAAGTCTTCTCTATCGTCGTCGTCCTCGTCTTCATCGGAATCTTCTTCGAGTGACGAAGCAGAAGCTTCGGAAGCGATGCCATCGACCACCACGGGGAAGTTTCTGGCAGACGATCTTGTGCCGGTTTTCGGTTCGATATCGGTATCAGGGCGATGCCGCGAAATGGAAGATGCCATATCCGTACAGCCGGGCTTTTGCCGACCGGAAATATCTGGCCGCCGACCGCTTCATTTCTTCGCTGTATACGACGGACATGGCGGCTCTCAC GTGGCGATTCTCTGTCAAGAAAAGATGCATGTGTTCTTGGAGGAGGAGTTGATGCGAGTCGCGTCAAACTCCAGTGAAggcagcagttgcagcagcTCAGCTGCACAAGAACGTACTGCGGAAGTGTCGCAGGAAGAGAGGTGGAAGACGGTGATGGGGAGGTGCTTCGAGCGGATGGACGAGGTGGCGCTAAGCTCATGTGCATGCGGGGGCATAACCACACCATGTAGGTGCGAACAGGCCGGGGTGACGTCCGAGATTGTTGGCTCCACAGCCGTCGTCGCCGTTCTTACCACCGATACCATCCTCGTTGCCAACTGCGGTGACTCGCGCGCTGTACTCAGCCGCGGCGGAAGGGCTATCCCTCTCTCCACCGATCACAAG CCCGACAGGCCAGATGAACTAGCAAGAATTGAAGCAGCCGGTGGCCGTGTTATCTACCTTAGTGGAGCACGAGTGCTTGGAATCCTTGCAATGTCCCGGGCTCTTG GTGACAAGTACCTAAAACCAATAGTAATCTCAGAACCAGAGTTAACAATCACAGAAAGGACCCCTGAAGATGAGTGTTTGATCCTTGCAAGTGATGGCTTGTGGGATGTCCTCTCAAATGAGTTGGCTTGTGAAGTGGCTCGCAAGTGCCTCCATGAGGAAGAGTCGTCCTCTAATGCAGCCAGAATCCTCGATGCAGAACCTCCGGATGGAGATACTGGGACAGAGCAAATGAACCAATCGAGATGCTCTCTCGCAGCTGCGTTACTCACTCGCCTTGCGCTGGGACGGAAGAGCTCAGATAACATCAGCGTCATTGTCATTGATTTAAAAAGAGATTGA
- the LOC122065922 gene encoding putative F-box protein At5g60060, producing MGIFSEWKKLTFLRLGDEVWTPVYTPKGIGMTDVVYLNGQFYAFTYHGKLVLVDISSSDPKTIDIAEPPEGFDSSFSQSYLVESVGELFLVASFDDNKWTQVKSLDNRALFVGSNASFAILPSNHSECESNCIFYTDDGLYSLMIGVASDMGMFDVETEDFILFMRGQTS from the exons ATGGGGATATTTTCTGAATGGAAGAAATTAACTTTCTTAAGATTAGGAGATGAAGTTTGGACTCCTGTATACACACCTAAAGGTATAGGTATGACTGATGTCGTATACTTGAATGGTCAATTCTATGCTTTCACTTACCATGGGAAATTGGTACTGGTTGACATTTCCAGTTCTGATCCAAAGACAATTGATATCGCGGAACCACCAGAGGGTTTTGACTCTTCTTTTTCGCAATCTTATCTTGTGGAGTCGGTTGGAGAACTCTTTTTGGTTGCAAG TTTTGATGACAATAAGTGGACACAGGTGAAGAGCCTAGACAACCGTGCATTGTTTGTGGGGTCTAATGCCTCCTTTGCCATCTTACCCTCTAACCATTCAGAATGCGAATCCAATTGTATCTTCTACACTGATGACGGCTTATATAGTCTTATGATAGGAGTTGCTTCAGACATGGGAATGTTTGATGTGGAGACAGAGGATTTTATCCTCTTTATGAGGGGCCAGACATCTTAA